From Virgibacillus ihumii, the proteins below share one genomic window:
- a CDS encoding N-acetylmuramoyl-L-alanine amidase — protein MLGKQLLTIIIGSIVTLFIFIPVTHADNGETYSVQTEVLEVKNAPAQGAEVIGHLVRGDQVTIFQEKYGWVQTYYNGKEAWVASQYLIPMIKDSKKQDSSAYSKSEQDKSTTIKEETKQFTPEQVLTTALSINAHGPLSGHHIVIDPGHGGKDPGAIGISHSKEKQLTLATAKTVADKLKDKGATITITRKNDTYLSLKKRVQISASHEADAFISIHYNAFQKSAVGGVSTYYKAGENSSDLAKSIQGSLMNTINLNNRGAKQADYFVLRENSNAAVLVELGFITNPNEIKAIKTDEYREKVARGIYSGLKEYFRAKD, from the coding sequence ATGTTAGGAAAACAATTATTAACGATAATAATAGGAAGTATAGTGACTCTGTTTATTTTCATCCCTGTCACACATGCTGACAATGGAGAAACATACTCAGTTCAAACAGAAGTGCTCGAGGTAAAAAATGCCCCAGCTCAAGGAGCAGAAGTGATCGGACACCTTGTCAGAGGTGACCAAGTGACAATTTTCCAGGAAAAATACGGCTGGGTGCAAACCTATTATAATGGTAAGGAGGCGTGGGTAGCATCACAGTATCTGATTCCAATGATAAAAGATTCCAAGAAGCAGGACTCATCTGCTTACTCAAAATCCGAACAGGATAAATCAACCACTATAAAGGAAGAAACCAAACAATTCACACCTGAACAGGTGCTGACAACCGCCCTGTCAATCAATGCTCACGGTCCATTAAGTGGACACCACATTGTCATTGATCCCGGGCACGGCGGAAAAGATCCGGGTGCAATCGGCATAAGCCATTCCAAGGAGAAACAGCTTACACTGGCAACAGCGAAGACAGTGGCAGATAAACTTAAGGATAAAGGTGCAACCATAACCATAACGAGAAAAAACGACACGTATCTATCATTAAAAAAACGGGTGCAAATCAGTGCCTCCCATGAAGCTGATGCATTTATAAGCATTCATTACAATGCATTTCAAAAATCTGCAGTGGGAGGAGTCAGCACATATTACAAAGCAGGTGAAAACAGCAGTGATCTGGCCAAGTCCATTCAAGGATCGTTAATGAACACGATTAATCTGAATAACCGCGGGGCAAAACAAGCAGATTACTTCGTCCTTCGGGAAAACAGCAATGCCGCAGTTTTAGTCGAACTTGGATTCATCACAAATCCAAATGAAATTAAAGCAATCAAAACAGACGAATACCGGGAAAAAGTCGCGAGAGGTATTTATAGTGGCCTGAAAGAATATTTTAGAGCCAAAGATTAA